A window of Malania oleifera isolate guangnan ecotype guangnan chromosome 5, ASM2987363v1, whole genome shotgun sequence contains these coding sequences:
- the LOC131155714 gene encoding receptor-like protein 32 — MFNLPFFFLFLLHISLSAINFTAQSLTLPTDISALQDIKKEIEAKSIPPNSCVASWNFSAADPCFTPRRTYFLCGLTCQSTAGGPARVTQLTLDPAGYYGILSPKVCRLTALKILDVSDNFFYGSIPPLGSLSHLQTLSLSSNSFGGNLPPSIANLKFLQSLDVSGNFLNGSLPQTLDSLNSLTKIDLSYNRFTGSLPKFPPKLTRLALRGNSLSGPLPRSSFVGLNQLDVVELAANSFSGVVPSWFFLISSLQQANLANNSLIGFENWAPTAGNSTLVALDLGFNIISGNISMNLDAFPKLASLSLRYNQLKGPIPAKFGGEVSLRRLFLDGNFLSGTPPAGLLSPSVSGSLGYNCLQDCPSSSPICSPAQKPVSLCG; from the coding sequence ATGTTCAACCTACCattcttcttcctctttcttctCCACATCTCCCTATCCGCCATTAATTTCACCGCGCAGTCCCTTACTCTGCCCACAGACATCTCAGCCCTGCAAGACATCAAGAAGGAAATCGAAGCCAAAAGCATCCCTCCCAACTCCTGCGTCGCCTCCTGGAACTTCTCCGCCGCCGACCCCTGCTTCACCCCTCGCCGCACCTACTTCCTCTGCGGCCTCACCTGCCAATCCACCGCCGGCGGCCCGGCCCGAGTCACTCAACTCACCCTCGATCCGGCGGGTTACTACGGCATCCTCTCCCCAAAAGTCTGCAGACTCACTGCCCTCAAAATTCTCGACGTATCCGATAATTTCTTCTATGGTTCCATCCCTCCTCTCggctctctctctcatctccaAACCCTAAGCCTTTCCTCCAATTCGTTCGGCGGTAATCTTCCTCCCTCCATAGCCAACCTCAAATTCCTTCAATCTCTTGACGTTTCCGGGAATTTCCTCAATGGGTCTCTCCCACAAACCTTGGACTCTCTTAACAGCTTGACAAAAATCGATCTTAGCTACAACAGATTTACAGGGTCTTTGCCCAAATTTCCCCCTAAATTGACACGACTTGCTCTGAGGGGCAATTCGCTATCTGGCCCTCTGCCTCGATCGTCCTTCGTGGGGTTAAACCAGTTGGATGTGGTCGAACTCGCTGCGAATTCGTTTTCTGGTGTAGTGCCGAGCTGGTTCTTCCTCATCTCTTCTCTGCAGCAAGCCAATTTGGCGAATAACAGCCTCATCGGCTTCGAGAACTGGGCACCAACCGCCGGGAATAGTACCCTCGTCGCCCTCGATTTGGGGTTCAACATAATCTCAGGCAACATATCCATGAATTTGGATGCTTTCCCTAAGTTAGCGTCTCTGTCGCTTCGGTACAACCAATTGAAAGGTCCAATCCCGGCAAAGTTCGGCGGGGAGGTGTCTTTGAGAAGATTGTTTTTGGATGGGAACTTCTTGAGCGGTACGCCGCCGGCAGGGCTCCTTTCGCCTTCGGTTTCCGGCAGCTTAGGATATAATTGCCTGCAGGACTGTCCGTCCTCTTCACCGATATGTTCGCCTGCACAAAAGCCCGTCTCGCTTTGCGGTTGA